ATGGTGGTGAGTGAACAAGAACGCGATGAACAATTTTATTCGTTTATCGAGACAGCACTCTTGTGGCTAGATACACATGATGAAACAGCCAATTTCCATTTGTTGCTCTTGGTTGAATTATCAAAATACCTCGGATTTTATCCGGATTCCTCCGAGATGGATTGCCATTATTTCGACTGGTATGAAGGCGTGTTTACTGATATTCACGTTGCAAATTGTTTTGATGCAGAAGAAACATTTTTGTTCAAACGCTTGCTAGACTTAGGATTTGAGTCGGATCAAAAGGTGTTTTCTTCTCGAGATAGAAAAACGCTTTTAGCCTTATTGATGAAATATTATGAAGTGCATTTTACGGCTTTCAGAAAACCAAAATCTTTGGAGATTTTGAAGGAAGTATTTTCGTGAGGGGATGAGGCGGTGAGACGGTGAGGTGGTGAGAAGGTGAGACGATGAGGTGGTGTGATGTAAAACCCCGTAGTGGCAAATGGCAATTTGCCAAGTAACTAGATTTTAATTAAAGTCTAATCCTTTCTTGATATAGGGTTAAGAATTGATCAAGTATAATTTTCAGTTTTTTTGCTTTTTTGCGAGAGGCTTTTTTGCAAATCGTCTTTAATCGATAAATCCGATTTCACCGCCTCACCCTCTCATCGTCTCACCGTTTCATCATAACCAATACCTCATAACCCATATCTCATAACCTCCTCACCCTCTCCCCAAAAAAACAACCATCCAATCTCACAAAAAACAAAAAACAGTCAATTTTTGCTCTTTTTAGTAGCAATTATTTGGTATGTAATTAAATGAAAATGCGTAAATTCGCCCAATTGATTAAAAAATAGTAGAATAATAACGATGAGCACTAAATTTACAGAATATAAGAATCTTGACATGTCAGGGGTAGCATCGGAGATGCTAGAGTTTTGGAAGGAACAATCCATATTCGAGAAAAGTATTAGTACGAGAGAGGATAACAAGCCTTTTGTATTTTTTGAAGGACCACCTTCAGCTAATGGTAAACCTGGGATTCACCACGTAATGGCTCGTACGATTAAAGATATTTTTTGTCGATATAAAACACAAAAGGGATTCCAAGTAAAGCGTAAAGCAGGTTGGGATACGCATGGATTACCTGTTGAATTAGGGACAGAGAAAGAATTAGGGATTACGAAAGAAGATATCGGGGTAAAGATTACCATCGAAGAATATAATCAAGCTTGTAAGCGCACAGTAATGCGTTATACCGACTTATGGAATGAACTGACGCAACAAATGGGATACTGGGTAGATATGAATGACCCGTATGTTACCTATAAGCCGAAGTACATGGAGTCTGTATGGTGGTTGTTGAAACAGATTTACGATAAAAATTTATTGTACAAAGGATATACTATCCAACCGTACTCGCCAAAAGCTGGTACAGGTTTGTCTTCACATGAGATTAACCAACCAGGTGCATACAAAGATGTAACAGATACGACTATCGTTGCACAGTTTAAAGCGATAGAAGCTACATTACCTGCCTTTTTACAAGGTTTTGGAACGATCCATTTCTTAGCGTGGACGACAACTCCTTGGACGTTGCCTTCGAATACAGCTTTGACAGTAGGACCAAAAATTGATTATGCTTTGGTGAAATCATTTAACCAGTATACAGGTGAAGCGATTCAAGTTGTTTTAGCGAAGCCTCTAGTAGGGAAACAATTCGCTGGAAAATTTGCTGCAGTAGAAACAGAAGAAGAATTAAACGCATACAAAGAGGGAGATAAGAAAATTCCTTATTTGGTTGTGAAAGATTTTAAAGGAGCTGATTTAGTTGGAATTAAATACGAGCAATTATTGCCGTATACGTTGCCTTATCAAAATCCTGAAAATGCTTTCAGAGTAATTGCTGGAGATTTCGTAACAACAGAAGACGGTACAGGTATCGTACATACTGCCCCAACATTCGGAGCGGATGATGCGAAGGTTGCAAAAGAAGCAACTCCAGAAGTACCTGCTATGTTAATCTTAGATGCAGAAGGAAACCCGGTGCCATTAGTTGATTTACAAGGCCGTTTTGTGAAAGAAATGGGCGAAGAGTTAGGTGGTAAGTATGTGAAGAATGAGTACTATGATGAAGGAACTGCACCAGAACGTTCGGTAGATGTTGAAATTGCAATTAAACTAAAAGAAGAGAATAAAGCATTCAAAGTAGAAAAATACGTACACAGTTACCCACATTGTTGGAGAACCAACAAACCGGTATTGTACTATCCTTTAGATTCTTGGTTCATCAAGATTACAGAGGTAAAAGACCGTATGTTCGAATTGAATGAAACGATAAACTGGAAACCAAAAGCAACTGGAGAAGGACGTTTTGGAAATTGGTTGAAAAATGCCAATGATTGGAACTTATCTCGTTCACGCTATTGGGGTATTCCATTGCCAATCTGGAGAACAGAGGATAAAACAGAGGAATTAATCATTGGTTCAGTAGAACAAATGATGGCGGAGATTGAAAAATCTCAACAAGCAGGGTTCCAGAAAGACAATCCGTATGCTGGATTTGTTGTTGGTGATATGTCAGAAGAAAACTACGACAAAATCGACTTACACAAAAATGTAGTGGATGGTATCGTTTTAGTTTCTCCAAGTGGTAAACCAATGTATCGCGAATCTGATTTGATCGATGTTTGGTTTGACTCTGGTGCAATGCCTTATGCACAATGGCATTATCCATTTGAAAACAAAGAATTGGTGGATCAAAATGGGGCATACCCAGCAGATTTCATCGCTGAGGGAGTGGATCAAACGCGTGGTTGGTTCTATACACTTCATGCGATTGCAACGTTGGTATTTGATACAAAAGCGTATAAGAACGTCGTGTCAAACGGACTAGTATTGGATAAAAATGGATTGAAAATGTCGAAGAGTTTAGGCAATACGATTGATCCATTTGAAACGCTAGCTGAGCACGGACCTGATGCGACACGTTGGTATATGATATCGAATGCAAATCCTTGGGATAACTTGAAATTCGATTTAGAAGGAATTACAGAAGTGCGAAGAAAGTTCTTCGGTACATTATATAATACGTATAACTTCTTTGCGTTGTATGCTAATATTGATGGATTTAAATACGCAGAAGCAGAGGTTCCTGTTCAAGATAGACCTGAAATTGACCGTTGGATTCTATCAGAATTAAATACATTGGTGCAAAAAGTGGATGAATGCTATGCAGAATATGAACCAACACGTGCAGCAAGAGCAATTACAGAGTTTGTAACAGAAAACTTGAGTAACTGGTATGTGCGTTTGTGTCGTAGAAGATTCTGGAAAGGGGAATATGCACAAGATAAAATTGCGGCGTATCAAACGTTATATACGTGTTTGATTACAGTAGCGAAATTAGGTGCTCCTATTGCTCCATTCTTTATGGATAGACTTTACAGAGACTTAACATCAATCACGAATTCAGAAAATTTTGAATCCGTACATTTGGCTGATTTCCCGAAATTTGATGCTTCATTTGTCGATGCAGGGTTAGAAAGCAGAATGCACAAAGCACAGATTATTTCTTCTTTAGTTTTATCGCTTCGCAAGAAAGAAATGATTAAAGTACGTCAACCATTACAACGCATTATGATTCCGATTTTGGATGAAAATCAGCGTTTAGAGATTCAAGCTGTTGAAGATTTGATCAAAGCGGAGGTAAACGTAAAAGAAATTGAACTGTTAGATGACGCTTCAGGTATCTTAGTGAAACAAATTAAACCTAATTTTAAAACATTAGGACCGCGTTTTGGTAAGGATATGGGCTTGATTGCTAAGGAAATACAAAACTTCAACCAAGAGAATATTGCCGAAATTGAGAAAAACGGCGAAATAGTTTTAAAATTAACAGAAAAAAGTATTATATTAACACTTTCGGATGTAGAGATTACTTCTCAGGATATCGAAGGATGGTTAGTGGCTAATGAAGGAGGTATTACCGTTGCGCTTGATATTACAATTACAGAACAATTGCGCAAAGAGGGAATTGCCAGAGAGTTAGTAAACCGTATCCAAAATATTCGTAAAGACTGTGGATTCGAAGTAACAGACAAAGTAAAAGTTACATTGCAAGATGTAGTAGAAATAAGAGAAGCTGTTTTGGCTAATGAAGATTATATAAAATCTGAAACATTAACTCATACATTAGAATTTGTAGACACGCTAGAAAACGGAGTGGATGTAGAGTTTGATGAGCTGAAAACACGAGTATTAATTTTAAAATAAAATTAAAATTATGAAAGAGACTGGCGAATTAGTACGTTATTCTGACGCAGAGTTGGCAGAATTCAAAGAGTTGATTCAAGCTAAAATTGAAAAAGCACAAGCTGATTTAGAATTAATCAAAAGTGCATATATGAATGATTTAAATAATGGGACTGATGATACATCTCCTACATTTAAAGCATTTGAGGAAGGTAGTGAAACGATGTCTAAAGAAGCGAATTCTCAATTGGCTATTCGTCAAGAAAAGTTCATTAGAGATTTAAAAAACGCTTTAATCCGCATCGAAAATAAGACCTATGGCTTATGTAAAGTGACAGGTAAATTAATCGATAAAGAACGATTAAAATTAGTGCCACATGCTACAATGAGCATCGAAGCTAAAAATATGCAACGTTAAATGAATAACGAAGCGCTCTTTTTAATAAAAGAGCGCTTTTTTTATCTCGTAAAATCGTTTACATTTGCTTCTAAAACTGAAGAGAATGTCATTAAAGAAAGCCTATTTACTAGCTGCTATAATTTTAATTATCGACCAATGGTCTAAAATCTACATCAAAACGAATTTTTTATTAGATGAAGAAATTTTTGTGTTTGATTGGTTTAGAATTCACTTTATAGAAAACGAGGGAATGGCTTGGGGAGTTTCTCTTCCTGGTGACTATGGGAAGTTGGCCTTAACGTTGTTTCGCATCATCGCTGTATTTGGTATTGGTTGGTGGCTGCAAGATTCAGTAAAGAAAAAGCTTTCTAATTATCTAATTGTTGCAATCTCTTTGATTTTAGCAGGTGCAGTAGGTAATATTATAGATTCCATCTTCTATGGTGTTATTTTTGACGATAGCACGCATCAATTGGCAACGCTATTTACGGATAAACCTTATGGAACCCTTTTCCATGGAAAAGTAGTGGATATGCTTTATTTTCCTATTTGGAAAGGAACACTACCTGAATGGTTACCTATTTGGGGAGGAAAATACTTCACGTTTTTTAATGCAATCTTCAATTTCGCAGATACCGCTATTTCGGTAGGGGTGGGTATTTTAATTGTTTGGAATAAGCGCATTTTCAAAAATTAATTTCTTTGGATGGTGATGGGGTATGAGTTATGAGAGATGGGAAATGGGAAATGGGGGAATTTTTCTAAATAGCAAAAGCATCCATTAATCGATAGATTTTCCAACTTCACTTCTGCATCGTTTCATCAACTTCACAAAAAACAACTTCACACCTTTACAAATTTCACTATCTTCACTTCTCGAAAATAAAGCGAGCTATGAAGATATTAGAGGAAGTGATTTTACCCGGTGAGAGCAAGACCTTACATTTAGAAATTGCAAGATTACATACGGCAACGAAGCTAAAAATTCCAGTCATTATTTCGCGTGCCTTAGAGGACGGGCCAACGATACTCTTTTCGGCAGGTTTACACGGAGATGAGCTCAATGGGGTTGACATTGTGCGCCAAATTGTACATCAGGGTTTAAATCGCCCAAAAAGGGGAACAATTATTTGTATTCCGGTGATTAATATCTTTGGGTTTATTAATAAAACGCGTGAATTTCCCGATGGGAGAGATTTAAATCGCGTATTTCCGGGTAGTAAAACAGGTTCACTAGCGGGGCGTTTTGCGTACCATATCTTGACGCATATTATTCCTCATGTTGATTTCGTGATTGATTTCCACGCAGGAGGTCAAAGTCGATTCAATGCACCTCAGTTGCGCATTGCGATGGATGATAAAGCTGTACTAGAACCTTTGGCAAAAATTTTCCATCCCCCTTTCTTATTGTATTCCAATCAAATTACAGGATCTTTCCGCAGTGCTTGTGCGAAGCGCGGAGTTAAAATGTTGTTGTTTGAAGGCGGAAAATCGCTAGATATTAATGCAGAAGTGTCTAAAATGGGAGTAGAGGGAACCAAGCGTGTTCTCCGCCATTTTGATATGTTACGCGAAGAGATTGAAGTTGAAAGTCGCCAAGAGAAAATGGTGATTATTAGTCAATCTGTTTGGATTAGAGCAAAACAGTCTGGTTTAATGCATGATCAAGTAGCTGTGGGAACCTTTGTGAGAAAAGGAGAAGCGCTTGCGTATATCTCAGACCCTTATGGAAGAGAAAATGTAATGATTAAAGCACCTAATAGTGGGTATGTCATTAATGTTAATGACTCACCGATTGTGTATCAAGGAGATGCTATATTTCACTTGTCAAAAAATAGTACCAATGAATAAAACTACAGCACGTCAAAAGTATATCCAAGCTAGAGAAACACTTACACAAGAGGAGGCTGAAGAAAGAAGTTTAGCCATTGCCAATCAATGTTTGCGTTTGCCTATTTGGGATAAGATCAATTACCATTTGTTTCTGTCTATTGTGCAGAAAAAGGAAATTGATACTGATTTCCTGATGCAGGTTTTGGCAGGTAAGGATAAAAATATAATGCTGTCGAAATCCGATTTTAAAACCGGGGATATGCAGCATTTTTTATTGACTGATAATACGGTATTACGCGTCAATAGCTATGGAATACCAGAACCACAAGACGGCATTCAAATCCAAGAAAATCAGTTGGA
The window above is part of the Myroides odoratus DSM 2801 genome. Proteins encoded here:
- the ileS gene encoding isoleucine--tRNA ligase, giving the protein MSTKFTEYKNLDMSGVASEMLEFWKEQSIFEKSISTREDNKPFVFFEGPPSANGKPGIHHVMARTIKDIFCRYKTQKGFQVKRKAGWDTHGLPVELGTEKELGITKEDIGVKITIEEYNQACKRTVMRYTDLWNELTQQMGYWVDMNDPYVTYKPKYMESVWWLLKQIYDKNLLYKGYTIQPYSPKAGTGLSSHEINQPGAYKDVTDTTIVAQFKAIEATLPAFLQGFGTIHFLAWTTTPWTLPSNTALTVGPKIDYALVKSFNQYTGEAIQVVLAKPLVGKQFAGKFAAVETEEELNAYKEGDKKIPYLVVKDFKGADLVGIKYEQLLPYTLPYQNPENAFRVIAGDFVTTEDGTGIVHTAPTFGADDAKVAKEATPEVPAMLILDAEGNPVPLVDLQGRFVKEMGEELGGKYVKNEYYDEGTAPERSVDVEIAIKLKEENKAFKVEKYVHSYPHCWRTNKPVLYYPLDSWFIKITEVKDRMFELNETINWKPKATGEGRFGNWLKNANDWNLSRSRYWGIPLPIWRTEDKTEELIIGSVEQMMAEIEKSQQAGFQKDNPYAGFVVGDMSEENYDKIDLHKNVVDGIVLVSPSGKPMYRESDLIDVWFDSGAMPYAQWHYPFENKELVDQNGAYPADFIAEGVDQTRGWFYTLHAIATLVFDTKAYKNVVSNGLVLDKNGLKMSKSLGNTIDPFETLAEHGPDATRWYMISNANPWDNLKFDLEGITEVRRKFFGTLYNTYNFFALYANIDGFKYAEAEVPVQDRPEIDRWILSELNTLVQKVDECYAEYEPTRAARAITEFVTENLSNWYVRLCRRRFWKGEYAQDKIAAYQTLYTCLITVAKLGAPIAPFFMDRLYRDLTSITNSENFESVHLADFPKFDASFVDAGLESRMHKAQIISSLVLSLRKKEMIKVRQPLQRIMIPILDENQRLEIQAVEDLIKAEVNVKEIELLDDASGILVKQIKPNFKTLGPRFGKDMGLIAKEIQNFNQENIAEIEKNGEIVLKLTEKSIILTLSDVEITSQDIEGWLVANEGGITVALDITITEQLRKEGIARELVNRIQNIRKDCGFEVTDKVKVTLQDVVEIREAVLANEDYIKSETLTHTLEFVDTLENGVDVEFDELKTRVLILK
- a CDS encoding lipoprotein signal peptidase; translated protein: MSLKKAYLLAAIILIIDQWSKIYIKTNFLLDEEIFVFDWFRIHFIENEGMAWGVSLPGDYGKLALTLFRIIAVFGIGWWLQDSVKKKLSNYLIVAISLILAGAVGNIIDSIFYGVIFDDSTHQLATLFTDKPYGTLFHGKVVDMLYFPIWKGTLPEWLPIWGGKYFTFFNAIFNFADTAISVGVGILIVWNKRIFKN
- a CDS encoding TraR/DksA family transcriptional regulator, with the translated sequence MKETGELVRYSDAELAEFKELIQAKIEKAQADLELIKSAYMNDLNNGTDDTSPTFKAFEEGSETMSKEANSQLAIRQEKFIRDLKNALIRIENKTYGLCKVTGKLIDKERLKLVPHATMSIEAKNMQR
- the recO gene encoding DNA repair protein RecO, with the translated sequence MVIQTKAIVLQAIKYQDKSLIVKCLTKEVGIQTFFVRNAFAKGKNAQKIAYFQPLMLLDITFAFKNKGGMEYFKEIKVDQVYHSIYYDFSKNSIALFVSEILSMVVSEQERDEQFYSFIETALLWLDTHDETANFHLLLLVELSKYLGFYPDSSEMDCHYFDWYEGVFTDIHVANCFDAEETFLFKRLLDLGFESDQKVFSSRDRKTLLALLMKYYEVHFTAFRKPKSLEILKEVFS
- a CDS encoding 5-formyltetrahydrofolate cyclo-ligase; translated protein: MNKTTARQKYIQARETLTQEEAEERSLAIANQCLRLPIWDKINYHLFLSIVQKKEIDTDFLMQVLAGKDKNIMLSKSDFKTGDMQHFLLTDNTVLRVNSYGIPEPQDGIQIQENQLDVVFVPLLAFDEKGNRVGYGKGFYDRFLEKCKPDVIKVGLSFFEAEPHIEDVSPLDIALDYCVTPDKIYAF
- a CDS encoding succinylglutamate desuccinylase/aspartoacylase family protein; this translates as MKILEEVILPGESKTLHLEIARLHTATKLKIPVIISRALEDGPTILFSAGLHGDELNGVDIVRQIVHQGLNRPKRGTIICIPVINIFGFINKTREFPDGRDLNRVFPGSKTGSLAGRFAYHILTHIIPHVDFVIDFHAGGQSRFNAPQLRIAMDDKAVLEPLAKIFHPPFLLYSNQITGSFRSACAKRGVKMLLFEGGKSLDINAEVSKMGVEGTKRVLRHFDMLREEIEVESRQEKMVIISQSVWIRAKQSGLMHDQVAVGTFVRKGEALAYISDPYGRENVMIKAPNSGYVINVNDSPIVYQGDAIFHLSKNSTNE